Proteins encoded within one genomic window of Humulus lupulus chromosome 1, drHumLupu1.1, whole genome shotgun sequence:
- the LOC133823716 gene encoding uncharacterized mitochondrial protein AtMg00810-like, with amino-acid sequence MSVLIVYVDDIIVTSNHTEEMSMIKERLAKEFKVKDLGALRYFLGMEFARRKGGISMSQRKYTLDLLKEAGMLGSKHNKNPIELGDNRRMFEGSPVDKGRYQQLVGKFIYLSHTIPDIAFAVSLVSQYMHNPCQGHLNALYRIMRYLKQTPGKCLFLKKTNERKIEVFTDADWVGSVDDRKSTSGYCTIVWGNAVTWRSKKQMVVARSNVEAEYRAIPHGV; translated from the coding sequence ATGTCAGTTCTGAtcgtgtatgttgatgacataattGTTACCAGCAACCATACTGAAGAGATGAGTATGATTAAAGAAAGGTTGGCAAAGGAGTTCAAAGTCAAAGATCTTGGTGCTCTCAGGTATTTTCTGGGAATGGAATTTGCTAGAAGAAAAGGAGGGATTTCTATGTCCCAAAGGAAATACACTCTTGATCTCTTAAAGGAGGCAGGAATGCTCGGTAGCAAGCACAACAAGAATCCAATTGAGCTTGGAGACAATAGGAGAATGTTCGAAGGAAGTCCAGTTGACAAAGGGAGGTACCAACAGCTAGTAGGGAAGTTTATCTACCTCTCACACACTATACCTGACATTGCCTTTGCGGTGAGTCTAGTTAGTCAATATATGCATAATCCTTGTCAAGGACATCTCAATGCATTATATAGAATTATGAGGTATCTCAAGCAAACACCAGGAAAATGTCTTTTCTTAAAAAAGACAAACGAGAGAAAGATTGAAGTGttcacagatgcagattgggttGGGTCAGTTGATGATAGAAAGTCTACATCTGGGTATTGTACGATTGTTTGGGGTAATGCAGTTACATGGCGAAGTAAAAAGCAAATGGTAGTTGCGAGGAGCAATGTAGAGGCAGAATATAGAGCCATACCCCATGGAGTATGA